One segment of Trichlorobacter ammonificans DNA contains the following:
- a CDS encoding nitroreductase family protein — translation METLEAIRTRQSVRRFSEQPVEPAKLTAVLEAVRRAPSWSNLQCWSLVVVTDPAVREKLSELSFVESFFAAYGYKSNPAQKGIAQAPVVIVACADPAKSGALHDQPYYMADLGIATQNLMLAAHDQGLGTVFVGVYDEEQVKALLGIPAALKVVGLFPLGYPAGELKGGPPRKPLEEFVHYGTWRQ, via the coding sequence ATGGAGACACTGGAAGCGATCAGAACACGACAGAGCGTGCGCAGGTTTTCGGAACAACCGGTTGAGCCGGCAAAGCTGACCGCGGTGCTGGAGGCGGTCCGCCGGGCGCCGTCATGGTCCAACCTGCAGTGCTGGAGCCTGGTGGTGGTGACCGATCCGGCAGTGCGGGAGAAGCTCAGCGAGCTCTCCTTTGTTGAGTCGTTCTTTGCCGCCTACGGCTACAAATCCAACCCGGCCCAGAAGGGGATCGCCCAGGCGCCGGTGGTGATCGTGGCCTGCGCGGATCCGGCCAAGTCCGGTGCGCTGCACGACCAGCCCTACTACATGGCCGATCTGGGAATCGCCACGCAGAACCTGATGCTGGCGGCCCACGACCAGGGGCTGGGCACCGTCTTCGTGGGGGTGTACGACGAGGAGCAGGTGAAAGCCCTGCTGGGGATACCGGCCGCTCTCAAGGTAGTGGGACTCTTCCCCCTGGGCTACCCCGCCGGTGAACTGAAAGGCGGTCCGCCCCGCAAGCCGCTGGAGGAGTTCGTCCACTACGGGACCTGGCGGCAGTAA
- a CDS encoding heavy metal translocating P-type ATPase, with protein sequence MSGCCADSCCGGGDGGRPVPWWRLGLAGALALSAEGAHWLPGDYHRAGLLLALCAIALGGLDTFRKGWRALCRADLNMNALMSLAVTGALAIGQWPEAAMVMILFTLAERLEERALDRARRAVHRLLALAPEQATVQQPDGSWQEAAARGVAVGSRVRLRPGERVPLDGIVLSGCSSVNQAPITGESLPVEKSAGDRLFAGTINQEGELEFRTTAPADHSTLARIIRAVEGAQAGRAPIQRLVDRFAHRYTPAVFAVALAVALLPPLAGGAPWGEWIYRALVLLVIACPCALVISTPVTIVSGLAAAARHGILIKGGAYLEAGRSLRWLALDKTGTLTHGEPVQTAFIPWADADPERCRSLAAALAARSDHPVSRAVAGDNGSVVAPLPEIEAFTALPGRGVRGLSNGSLYHLGNYRLLQDLGCATPALALRRDELVATGNSVVFLAGEHGALALFAVADTLRETSREAVADLHSLGVNTVILSGDSVEIARSIALQAGIDRVEGELLPEDKLRVIERLGADGPVGMVGDGINDAPALARAHIGFAMGAAGSDTAIDTADVALMDDDLRKIPVFIRLSRATVRLLRQNVTLALGIKGAFLLLAVTGHATMWMAVFADMGTSLLVVGNGLRLLRR encoded by the coding sequence ATGAGCGGTTGTTGCGCGGACAGCTGTTGCGGCGGCGGTGATGGCGGCCGGCCGGTGCCCTGGTGGCGCCTTGGTCTGGCCGGGGCATTGGCGCTGTCCGCGGAAGGCGCGCACTGGCTCCCCGGCGACTACCACCGGGCCGGGCTGTTGCTGGCGCTCTGCGCCATCGCCCTCGGCGGCCTGGACACCTTCCGGAAGGGGTGGCGGGCGCTCTGTCGGGCCGACCTTAACATGAACGCTCTCATGTCCCTCGCCGTGACCGGCGCCCTGGCCATCGGGCAGTGGCCGGAGGCGGCCATGGTGATGATCCTGTTCACCCTGGCCGAGCGCCTGGAGGAACGGGCCCTGGATCGTGCCCGCCGGGCGGTGCACCGACTGCTCGCCCTGGCGCCGGAGCAGGCCACGGTGCAGCAGCCGGACGGAAGCTGGCAGGAGGCGGCAGCCCGGGGGGTGGCCGTGGGGAGTCGGGTACGCCTGAGGCCGGGGGAGCGGGTTCCCCTGGACGGTATCGTACTGTCCGGCTGCTCCAGCGTGAATCAGGCACCGATCACCGGCGAGAGCCTGCCGGTGGAAAAATCAGCCGGCGACCGACTCTTTGCCGGCACCATCAACCAGGAGGGGGAGCTGGAGTTCCGGACCACGGCCCCGGCGGACCACTCCACCCTGGCTCGCATCATCCGGGCCGTGGAAGGGGCCCAGGCCGGCCGCGCCCCGATCCAGCGCCTGGTGGACCGGTTTGCCCACCGCTATACCCCGGCCGTATTCGCCGTGGCGTTGGCCGTGGCCCTGCTGCCGCCCCTGGCCGGCGGCGCTCCCTGGGGGGAGTGGATCTACCGTGCCCTGGTGCTGCTGGTGATCGCCTGCCCCTGCGCCCTGGTCATTTCCACGCCGGTCACCATCGTCAGCGGTCTGGCGGCCGCAGCCCGTCACGGCATCCTGATCAAGGGGGGGGCGTACCTTGAAGCTGGCCGTTCATTACGTTGGCTGGCCTTGGACAAGACCGGCACCCTGACCCATGGCGAGCCGGTACAGACCGCCTTCATCCCCTGGGCTGACGCCGATCCGGAACGCTGCCGCAGCTTGGCCGCCGCACTGGCGGCCCGTTCCGACCATCCGGTCTCCCGTGCGGTTGCCGGGGACAACGGCAGCGTCGTGGCGCCCCTGCCGGAGATCGAGGCGTTTACCGCCTTGCCCGGCCGGGGGGTACGGGGGCTGAGCAACGGCTCCCTGTACCACTTGGGCAATTACCGGTTGCTGCAGGATCTGGGGTGTGCGACACCGGCACTGGCACTGCGCCGCGACGAGCTCGTGGCAACGGGAAATTCCGTGGTGTTCCTGGCCGGCGAGCACGGTGCCCTGGCGCTGTTCGCCGTGGCCGACACCTTGCGGGAAACCAGCCGCGAGGCCGTTGCCGACCTGCACTCCCTGGGAGTCAACACCGTGATCCTCAGCGGCGACAGCGTCGAGATCGCCCGCAGTATCGCCCTCCAGGCCGGCATCGACCGGGTAGAGGGGGAACTGCTGCCGGAGGACAAGCTGCGCGTCATCGAACGGCTCGGAGCCGACGGCCCGGTGGGGATGGTGGGGGACGGCATCAACGACGCGCCGGCACTGGCCCGGGCCCACATCGGATTCGCCATGGGGGCCGCCGGGTCCGATACGGCCATCGATACCGCCGATGTGGCGCTGATGGATGACGACCTGCGCAAAATTCCGGTCTTCATCCGGCTCTCCCGCGCCACGGTGCGGCTGCTGCGCCAGAACGTGACCCTGGCCCTGGGCATCAAGGGGGCATTCCTGCTGCTGGCGGTGACGGGGCATGCCACCATGTGGATGGCGGTGTTCGCCGATATGGGCACCAGCCTGCTGGTGGTGGGCAACGGCCTGCGCCTGCTGCGACGCTAG
- a CDS encoding ArsR/SmtB family transcription factor produces the protein MSSDYCCDVSCIDQEKINAVAPHLLSAEATVRLAETFRLLGDPTRVRIIQALSLEELCVCDIAALLGASISAVSHQLRLLRSMQVVRFRKSGKIVYYTLDDAHVRNLLQAGVDHIRECLLPAKERREVRP, from the coding sequence GTGTCAAGCGATTATTGCTGCGATGTGAGCTGCATCGACCAAGAAAAGATCAATGCCGTTGCGCCGCACCTGCTCTCCGCAGAGGCAACCGTGCGTCTGGCCGAGACCTTCCGGCTGCTGGGGGACCCCACCAGGGTGCGGATCATCCAGGCGCTGTCCCTGGAGGAACTTTGTGTCTGCGATATCGCGGCCCTGCTGGGGGCCAGCATCTCGGCGGTTTCCCACCAGTTGCGCCTTCTGCGCAGCATGCAGGTGGTCAGGTTCCGCAAGTCCGGCAAGATCGTCTACTACACCCTGGATGACGCCCATGTGCGCAACCTGCTGCAGGCCGGGGTAGACCATATCAGGGAGTGTCTCCTTCCGGCAAAGGAGCGCAGGGAGGTACGGCCATGA
- a CDS encoding TolC family protein: MRLFLVVSVAVLWALPSFALESSAPATTPLALADAVTLALKQNRELAAAREELAGLTTAAGYAGTLPNPVLELEGKTGALTNSPDEKGFGISLAQEIPLMPVGARRMAVAQAEADVAQARLKGQERELADQVRRAWLEAALSQKRLLLLREQQAIAATLLEMATIRFKEGDIPEFELQLAGLDQRRSSLRHEEAVAAAASHSRRLAGLLGLDGPGSLPPLADLPEVRAIAGTDESLIANALEQRPDLAALRHELRREDAALSLARAEAVPSLTVALSYSNERSTQNAYELSGAALTAGKERTNDHILGLKLSMPLPLFSHNQAERIKAAARSNAARQRLEAGRRAAESELRELLAQHQLARRALELHRSALGPTARENLKIQQEAFHLGEIGMQQVLDEKRRLAEQQEAELNALQTAVETYVRLENAVGVSVTPGGKP; encoded by the coding sequence ATGCGATTGTTTCTTGTCGTAAGCGTCGCCGTTCTCTGGGCCCTGCCGTCCTTTGCGCTGGAGTCTTCCGCTCCCGCAACAACGCCGCTTGCATTGGCGGATGCCGTGACGCTGGCCCTGAAGCAGAACCGCGAGCTTGCCGCAGCACGTGAAGAACTGGCCGGTCTGACAACAGCCGCCGGATATGCCGGTACCCTGCCCAATCCGGTGCTGGAACTGGAAGGGAAAACCGGGGCTTTGACCAACAGTCCCGATGAAAAGGGGTTTGGGATATCCCTGGCCCAGGAGATTCCGCTGATGCCGGTCGGCGCGCGGCGCATGGCCGTGGCGCAGGCAGAGGCGGACGTTGCCCAAGCCCGATTGAAGGGGCAGGAACGCGAACTGGCTGACCAGGTACGCCGGGCCTGGCTGGAGGCGGCGCTGTCGCAGAAACGGCTGCTCCTGCTCCGGGAACAGCAGGCGATTGCGGCAACGCTGCTGGAGATGGCAACCATCCGCTTCAAGGAGGGAGACATCCCGGAATTTGAACTGCAGCTTGCCGGTCTTGATCAGCGCAGGAGCAGCCTGCGCCATGAGGAAGCCGTTGCAGCCGCCGCCTCGCACAGCAGGCGGCTTGCCGGGCTTCTGGGGCTTGACGGACCGGGCAGCCTGCCGCCGCTTGCCGACCTGCCGGAGGTCCGGGCGATTGCCGGAACCGACGAGTCACTGATTGCCAACGCCCTGGAACAACGCCCGGATCTGGCCGCTCTCCGGCACGAACTGCGCCGGGAGGATGCCGCCCTGTCGCTGGCCCGGGCCGAGGCGGTGCCGTCGCTGACCGTGGCGCTGTCCTACAGCAACGAACGCTCGACCCAGAACGCCTATGAGCTGAGCGGCGCAGCCCTGACCGCGGGTAAGGAGCGCACGAACGACCATATCCTGGGGCTCAAGCTGTCAATGCCGCTGCCGCTTTTCTCCCACAACCAGGCTGAACGGATAAAGGCCGCAGCCCGGTCCAATGCTGCCCGCCAGCGCCTGGAAGCCGGCCGCCGCGCTGCTGAAAGCGAGCTGCGCGAACTGCTGGCGCAGCATCAGTTGGCCCGCAGGGCCCTGGAACTGCACCGCAGCGCCCTGGGGCCGACGGCCCGCGAAAACCTGAAGATTCAACAGGAGGCGTTTCATCTGGGAGAGATCGGCATGCAGCAGGTGCTGGACGAAAAACGGCGGCTCGCCGAACAGCAGGAGGCTGAGCTGAACGCCCTGCAGACGGCAGTTGAGACCTACGTTCGATTGGAAAACGCGGTTGGCGTTTCAGTAACACCGGGAGGAAAACCATGA
- a CDS encoding efflux RND transporter periplasmic adaptor subunit, which translates to MRQLSRLFFILMMTVAVGCSSSADKHAKAPAAADEPVQVTAWTAKSELFMEYAPLQPGKKSRFLIHLTRLVDGKPVTEGPLKLELHPATGQPLTFSVPAPVRPGIFEAELSVPEAGVYALEAVLEGKTFSDRITVSGIRAGAPAPAQTVKKEEHTEHAKPEKHDDHAPAGKNKHSKAEKHDDHDHADTKKHGKPEQHDDHDHGEKNKPAVVQKHDDHDDHDDHGHDGEHDHHAPAQVSGDGSGSISLSKVQQWSLDILMRQPEKKKLAGQIIASGELVAAADGEATVAAPLSGLLSVTRPLPYLGKRVAKGEVIALIEPPIRPDGGAGQLSAAHAEARNRVTLARQEHERAQRLYDAKIAPRKRVEEAAAALDNAKAALAPLERSAALLGGDGAGRLAVRAPVSGTVVELFSGTGKGIEAGQPIARIVNTATLWLKTSLPAIDAGRLPRQPVAGFTVAGQEGSFKAGRLVSVSGMLDPQSRTLPVIFSVPNPDARLKVGMFATVAVSTGSVTESLVLPAEALTEDEGRYFVFLQTAGERFTRREVQTGARRDGLVQIVKGLREHDRVVVKGSYYVKQAVSTGAKEDPHAGHAH; encoded by the coding sequence ATGAGGCAGTTGAGCAGACTCTTTTTCATACTGATGATGACGGTGGCTGTTGGCTGTTCCAGCAGCGCGGACAAGCACGCCAAAGCACCAGCAGCGGCCGACGAGCCGGTACAGGTGACGGCCTGGACAGCCAAAAGCGAACTGTTCATGGAGTACGCCCCGCTGCAGCCGGGCAAAAAAAGCAGGTTTCTGATCCACCTGACCCGGCTTGTTGATGGAAAACCGGTCACCGAGGGGCCGCTCAAGCTGGAACTGCATCCTGCAACAGGCCAGCCGTTGACGTTCAGTGTGCCCGCGCCGGTGCGTCCCGGTATCTTCGAGGCAGAGCTGAGCGTACCGGAAGCAGGTGTGTACGCCCTGGAAGCAGTGCTGGAAGGGAAGACGTTCAGCGACCGGATCACCGTGTCCGGCATCCGGGCCGGAGCGCCTGCCCCGGCGCAGACAGTCAAAAAGGAAGAGCATACCGAACACGCCAAACCGGAAAAGCATGACGATCATGCCCCTGCCGGGAAGAATAAGCACAGCAAGGCAGAGAAACATGACGACCATGACCATGCTGACACAAAGAAGCATGGCAAGCCGGAACAGCATGATGACCATGACCATGGGGAGAAGAACAAACCTGCCGTGGTGCAAAAACATGACGATCACGATGATCATGATGACCACGGCCATGACGGCGAGCACGATCATCATGCCCCTGCCCAGGTGAGCGGTGACGGCAGCGGCAGCATCTCCCTGTCGAAAGTACAGCAGTGGAGCCTTGATATCCTGATGCGTCAGCCGGAGAAGAAAAAACTGGCCGGACAGATCATTGCCAGCGGCGAGCTGGTGGCGGCGGCCGATGGTGAAGCCACGGTGGCTGCGCCGCTGTCCGGCCTGCTGTCCGTTACCAGGCCGCTGCCCTATCTGGGCAAGCGGGTGGCCAAGGGGGAGGTGATCGCCCTGATTGAACCGCCGATACGGCCCGATGGCGGGGCCGGTCAGCTTTCAGCAGCCCACGCCGAGGCCCGTAACCGGGTCACCCTGGCCCGGCAGGAGCATGAACGGGCCCAGCGGCTGTATGACGCCAAGATCGCCCCCCGCAAGCGGGTGGAGGAGGCGGCCGCCGCCCTGGACAACGCCAAGGCGGCCCTTGCGCCGCTGGAGCGTTCGGCAGCGCTGCTCGGCGGCGACGGCGCAGGCCGTCTGGCCGTGCGCGCGCCGGTCAGCGGCACCGTGGTGGAACTGTTTTCCGGCACCGGCAAGGGGATTGAGGCGGGCCAGCCGATTGCGCGCATCGTCAATACCGCCACCCTCTGGCTGAAGACCAGCCTGCCCGCCATTGACGCCGGTCGCCTGCCCCGTCAACCGGTTGCCGGTTTTACGGTGGCCGGACAGGAGGGCAGCTTCAAGGCCGGCCGCCTGGTCTCGGTGAGCGGCATGCTTGATCCCCAGAGCCGCACCCTGCCGGTGATCTTCAGCGTTCCCAACCCCGATGCCCGTCTGAAGGTGGGTATGTTTGCCACGGTAGCGGTTTCCACCGGTTCCGTCACTGAATCTCTGGTGCTGCCGGCAGAGGCGCTGACCGAGGACGAGGGGCGCTACTTCGTGTTCCTGCAGACCGCAGGTGAGCGTTTTACCCGCCGGGAAGTGCAGACCGGCGCACGCCGGGACGGCCTGGTCCAGATCGTCAAAGGGCTGCGCGAGCATGACCGCGTGGTGGTGAAAGGCAGCTACTATGTAAAGCAGGCCGTTTCAACAGGCGCGAAGGAGGATCCCCATGCCGGACACGCCCACTAG
- a CDS encoding efflux RND transporter permease subunit: MPDTPTSSSLLDKLIRLALENRLVVVIAMVLVLAVGTVTAMKMPVDVLPDLTAPTVTILTEAKGMAPEEVETLLTYPIESNLNGATGVRRVRSVSMPGLSTVWVEFTWGTDIYRARQVVNEKLQLVSGSLPAGTVPTLAPISSIMGEIMYLAVASDSHSLMEVKEQAEFVVRKRLMATTGVAQVVTVGGETKQYQVEIDPLRLQAFGVTVGQVTGALKGSNENFAAGVIKQQHQDYLVRGMGRFRSVADIEQTVVQSKDGLPVLVRDVATVTTRAAFRVGDASANGKPAVVISVQKHPDANTLELTGRIKQQLADIQKTLPPGMRIESDLFQQADFITRAIANIKRVLLEGALLVVVILFLFLGNLRTTMISLVAMPVSLLCGIFALKLFGGSINTMTLGGMAIAIGVIVDDAIIDVENVYRRLRENAALPEGERRPARLVIFEASREIRSSIVNATLIILVVFLPLFFLSGVEGRLLQPLGISYMVSIGASLLVALTVTPALCSYLLSKSGYLAEHGDSRTMLWLLSRYRPLLEQLLNHPRRVMAGAAITFVLALGLLFLTGRSFLPAFNEGALTVMVVTGPGTSLEKSSEIASKIETLMLTHPAVKKTSRRTGRGEQDEHGKFPNASEIEVSLDMDGRRLGTVMSELRALTAVIPGVSITFGQPIGHRIDHMLSGTMANLAIKIYGPELSLLKQAADQIKAEIEGIPGLADLSVDQQADIPQLRIIPRREELARYNLTMAGVAEGMEVATAGQVVSRTLEGDRGFDVVVRFPASAGRDTAAIGQILLDTPTGRKVPLAAVADIVSGKGPNSISRENVQRKVVVQANTAGRDLRAVYQDVRNRIDTLTLPPGYFVEYGGQFESEAGATRTIGLLSIVSISLILLILYLEFRSFRAASLVMVNLPLAFIGGIVAVVLTDRVISVASLVGFITLFGIATRNGILLVSHYRYLMETEGLALREAVVKGSLERLRPVTMTALAAGLALVPFAIAAHKPGNEILSPLAVVILGGLVSATILNMLVLPVLYLRFGAQHSNLSLGLESEKEQ, encoded by the coding sequence ATGCCGGACACGCCCACTAGCAGTTCCCTGCTGGATAAACTGATCCGGCTGGCCCTGGAAAACCGGCTGGTGGTGGTGATCGCCATGGTGCTGGTGCTGGCCGTCGGCACCGTAACCGCCATGAAGATGCCGGTGGATGTCCTGCCGGACCTGACCGCCCCCACCGTAACCATCCTGACCGAAGCCAAAGGGATGGCCCCGGAAGAGGTGGAGACGCTGCTCACCTACCCGATTGAAAGTAACTTAAACGGCGCCACCGGCGTGCGGCGGGTCCGCTCGGTCTCCATGCCGGGGCTCTCCACGGTCTGGGTGGAGTTCACCTGGGGCACCGACATCTACCGCGCCCGGCAGGTGGTGAATGAAAAGCTGCAACTGGTTTCCGGCAGCCTGCCCGCCGGGACCGTGCCGACCCTGGCGCCGATCTCCTCCATCATGGGGGAGATCATGTATCTCGCCGTGGCCAGCGACAGCCACAGCCTGATGGAGGTGAAGGAGCAGGCTGAGTTTGTGGTCAGGAAACGGTTGATGGCCACCACCGGCGTTGCCCAGGTGGTGACGGTGGGGGGCGAGACCAAGCAGTATCAGGTGGAGATCGACCCCTTGCGGCTACAGGCCTTCGGCGTGACCGTGGGCCAGGTGACCGGCGCGCTGAAGGGCAGCAACGAGAACTTTGCCGCCGGTGTGATCAAACAGCAGCACCAGGACTACCTGGTGCGGGGCATGGGACGGTTCCGCTCCGTGGCCGACATCGAGCAGACCGTGGTGCAGAGCAAAGACGGGCTGCCGGTGCTGGTGCGCGACGTGGCCACCGTGACTACCCGCGCGGCCTTCCGGGTGGGGGACGCCTCGGCCAACGGCAAACCTGCGGTGGTCATCTCGGTGCAGAAACATCCCGACGCCAACACCCTGGAGCTGACCGGGCGGATCAAGCAGCAGCTTGCCGATATTCAGAAAACATTGCCCCCGGGGATGCGGATCGAAAGCGACCTGTTCCAGCAGGCCGACTTCATCACGCGGGCCATTGCCAACATCAAGCGGGTGCTGCTGGAAGGGGCCCTGCTGGTGGTGGTGATCCTGTTCCTGTTCCTGGGCAACCTGCGCACCACCATGATCTCGCTGGTGGCCATGCCGGTGTCGCTTCTGTGCGGGATCTTTGCGCTGAAGCTGTTCGGCGGCTCCATCAACACCATGACCCTGGGCGGCATGGCCATTGCCATCGGCGTGATCGTGGATGACGCCATCATCGACGTGGAAAACGTCTACCGCCGCCTGCGGGAAAACGCCGCCCTGCCGGAGGGGGAGCGCCGCCCTGCCCGGCTGGTGATCTTCGAGGCCTCCCGCGAGATCCGTTCCTCCATTGTCAACGCCACCCTGATCATCCTGGTGGTATTCCTGCCGCTCTTCTTCCTGTCCGGGGTGGAGGGACGCCTGTTGCAGCCGCTGGGGATCTCCTACATGGTCTCCATCGGCGCCTCGCTGCTGGTGGCCCTGACCGTGACCCCGGCGCTCTGCTCCTACCTGCTGTCAAAGAGCGGCTATCTGGCCGAGCATGGCGACAGCCGCACCATGCTGTGGCTCCTGTCCCGCTACCGGCCGCTGCTGGAGCAGCTGCTCAACCACCCCCGCCGGGTCATGGCCGGGGCGGCAATCACCTTTGTGCTGGCCCTGGGGCTGCTCTTCCTGACCGGGCGTTCATTTCTTCCCGCCTTCAACGAGGGGGCGCTGACGGTGATGGTGGTCACCGGCCCCGGCACCTCGCTGGAAAAGTCGTCGGAGATCGCCAGCAAGATAGAAACGCTGATGCTGACCCATCCGGCGGTGAAAAAGACCTCGCGCCGCACCGGCCGGGGAGAGCAGGACGAACACGGCAAGTTTCCCAACGCCAGCGAGATCGAGGTCAGCCTCGATATGGACGGCAGGCGGCTCGGCACCGTAATGAGCGAACTGCGTGCGCTTACGGCGGTGATCCCCGGCGTCTCCATCACCTTCGGCCAGCCGATCGGCCACCGCATCGACCACATGCTCTCCGGCACCATGGCCAACCTGGCCATCAAGATTTACGGCCCGGAGCTGTCGCTGCTCAAGCAGGCGGCCGATCAGATCAAGGCGGAAATCGAGGGCATTCCCGGCCTGGCTGACCTGTCGGTGGACCAGCAGGCCGATATTCCGCAACTGCGCATCATTCCCCGCCGCGAAGAGCTGGCCCGTTACAACCTGACCATGGCCGGCGTTGCGGAAGGGATGGAGGTGGCCACAGCCGGACAGGTGGTCTCGCGCACCCTGGAAGGGGACCGCGGCTTTGACGTGGTGGTCCGCTTCCCGGCCTCCGCGGGCCGGGACACGGCGGCCATCGGCCAGATCCTGCTGGATACCCCCACCGGCCGGAAGGTGCCGCTGGCGGCAGTGGCCGATATTGTTTCCGGCAAAGGCCCCAACAGCATCAGCCGCGAAAACGTGCAGCGCAAGGTGGTGGTGCAGGCCAACACGGCCGGTCGCGACCTGCGCGCCGTCTACCAGGATGTGCGCAACCGGATCGACACGCTCACGCTGCCGCCGGGCTATTTCGTGGAGTACGGCGGCCAGTTTGAGAGCGAAGCCGGGGCCACCCGCACGATCGGCCTGCTCAGCATCGTCTCCATCAGCCTGATCCTGCTGATTCTGTACCTGGAGTTCAGATCGTTCCGGGCCGCCTCCCTGGTGATGGTCAACCTGCCGCTGGCCTTCATCGGCGGCATCGTGGCGGTGGTGCTGACCGACCGGGTGATCAGCGTCGCCTCGCTGGTGGGCTTCATCACCCTCTTCGGCATTGCCACCCGCAACGGCATCCTGCTGGTCTCCCACTACCGCTACCTGATGGAGACCGAAGGGCTGGCGCTGCGCGAGGCCGTGGTCAAGGGGTCGCTGGAACGGCTGCGACCGGTGACGATGACCGCCCTGGCCGCCGGTCTGGCCCTGGTCCCCTTTGCCATTGCCGCCCACAAACCGGGCAACGAGATCCTCTCGCCCCTGGCGGTGGTCATCCTGGGCGGACTGGTCAGCGCCACCATCCTGAACATGCTGGTGCTGCCGGTCCTCTACCTGCGCTTCGGCGCTCAACACAGCAACCTGAGTTTGGGCTTAGAATCTGAAAAGGAGCAATAA